A region of the Vibrio chagasii genome:
ATTATCCAAAGGTACGCACGTGAACCCAATAGCTCAAATTAAGAGTAACTCTAATCGACTACTAACAGCGATGGCCGTTTCTTCAATTATCTCAGGCTGTGGCGGCGGAAACTCTGACAGCACGATCGAAGACGGCGTTGCTTTAAGAGACTCTGATCTCACTCTTTACGAAAATGAATATCAACATCGCTTTTGGTACGATGTTAAATACAAAGACGACAAAAATAGACAAATCACATTCAAAGTTTCAGAGCAGTCAACAGCAAAGAATGGTGAAGATTTTGAATTAACTGCCTCACGCTCAACCTCAAATAATGCTGGCTATTTTACGCTTGCGATCCACGACGATGACCGTTTCGAAGGCAAACAGACGATAGTCATAGATATCATGGTTGATGGTCAATTTATTAGAGAAGAAACCATAACACTTGATGACACAAATTCAACGTCTCTGACTGGCCATGCAGCCATTGAAAAGAGAGGAGCGGTTGGCCATGGAGAAACAACAGTTGTAATAGATGACACAATGTATGAACTCAGTTTTAATTATGCGTTATTCAAATATGATCTTCTAACACATAAAACTGTAAAAAAACGCGAAATTACTGGTAATACATCGATAGGTAGCGTTTACCAATATGATGGTGACATATTTTCATACCGTAATGACAAGATACAACGCCTGAACACAGACAGCCTACTTTGGGAAATTATTTCAACCCCACCATCTCCAACAAACGAGATGAATCCAGTTGGTTATGCAATACAGTCAACACAAGTAGTTAATGACAAGCTCTATTTATTTGGCTATCAAAATGTTCAAGACGAACAAAAGCCGATCAATTTTAGCTATGACTTTCAATACAAAAAATGGAAAGAGTTAAGTAATCGTCCACACTTCAACACTTTTGCTCAATCGGTGCAGTTTGGCAATGATGTCTACCTTTTCAGAAATGGGCAAGCCATGATATACAACACTTCAAAGGATGAATGGTCTACTGACCCTATCGAAGCAAAAATTGGAACAACACAACCTCATGTTGCAGGAAAGTACGCTTATAACTTTTTTGTGGAAGATAACGCGGCTTACTTATCGCGCTTTAACCTTGAAAAACGAACGCAAGAAGTACAGCAAGTATCCAATTCCCAAAGAGGTATTTCATGGCAGATAGAAGGAACCTTCATGTATAAGGGAAGAATTTACCTGGCGAATAACGAACAAACACGCCTGCTCTCCGCCTACTGGGGAGATAACTAAATTATTTTCCAATATACGACTTATTAAAAAGGTGCCCTGTGGGCACCTTTGTTATATTAACAACGAAATGATAATCAATTATACGTCGTAAGTTGTAGAAGCAGTGTCGCCGCCTGTACCAGTCCAGTTTGTGTGGAAGAATTCACCACGTGGACGGTCAGTACGCTCGTAAGTGTGAGCACCGAAGTAGTCACGTTGAGCTTGAAGCAGGTTAGCTGGTAGACGTGCAGTTGTGTAGCCGTCTAGGAAAGATAGCGCAGAAATCGTACATGGCATTGGGATACCAGAACCTAGAGATTTCGCTGCTACTTTACGCCATGCCGCTAGGCTGCTTTGTAGGATGTTTTTGAAGTACTCATCAGAACCTAGGAACGCGATGTCTGGGTTTGCTTCGTACGCATCACGGATGTTGCCTAGGAATGCAGAACGGATGATACAACCACCACGCCACATTAGTGCTACGTTGCCGTAGTTTAGATCCCAGCCGTTCTCGTTAGACGCTTCGCGCATTAGCATGAAGCCTTGAGCGTAAGAGATGATCTTAGAAGCTAGTAGAGCTTGACGTAGTGCATCAACCCACTCTTGCTTGTCGCCTTCAACTGGAGTGATTGTCTTACCGAATAGAGTTTCAGCTTCAACACGTTGATCTTTCAGTGCAGATAGACAACGAGAGAATACAGACTCAGAGATAAGTGTTAGAGGAATACCTAGGTCTAGTGCGTTGATACCTGTCCACTTACCCGTACCTTTTTGGCCTGCAGTGTCTAGGATCTTTTCAACTAGAGCTTCACCGTCTTCATCTTTGTAGCCAAGGATGTCTGCAGTGATTTCAACTAGGTAGCTGTCTAGCTCAGTCTTGTTCCAGTCAGCGAATACTGCTTGCATCTCGTCAGCAGACATACCTAGGCCATCTTTCATGAACTGGTAAGCTTCAGTAATAAGCTGCATGTCACCGTATTCGATGCCGTTGTGTACCATCTTAACGAAGTGACCAGCACCGTCGTTACCAACCCAGTCACAACAAGGCTCGCCGGCGTCAGTTTTTGCAGAGATACCTTGGAAGATTGGCTTAACCGCTTCCCAAGCTTCAGCCGCGCCACCTGGCATGATTGAAGGACCGAAACGAGCACCTTCTTCACCACCTGATACACCAGTACCGATGAAGTGGATACCTTTCTCACGACAGTGCGCTACACGACGGTTAGTGTCTGGGTAGTTAGTGTTACCACCATCAATGATGATGTCGCCTTCGTCTAGAAGTGGGATTAGGTTTTCGATGAATGTGTCTACAACGTCACCAGCACGAACCATAAGCATCACTTTACGTGGTGCTTCTAGCTTCTCAACTAGCTCTTCTAGAGAGTAAGCACCAACAATGTTAGTACCTTTAGCTGGGCCTTCTAGGAACTCGTCTACTTTCGCAGCAGTACGGTTATGAGCCACAACTTTGAAGCCGTGGTCGTTCATGTTTAGGATAAGGTTCTGACCCATTACTGCTAGGCCAATTACACCGATATCACCTTTCATTATTTATATCTCCTTGCGGCTAGTCGCACTTATGCGATAGCACTTGCTGCATTTGAATCTAGGAACCACTCTGTCTCGCCAGTTTTAGACTGGATTTTCGCTGCCGGGTAAGGCAACTCTGAAGCAGGAGTAGTATGAATTTCTTTAACGATCTCAACTTTACCTGCACCCAGTACTAGGTAGCTGATTCGTTTTGCTGCTTCTAAAACTTTTGCTGTTTTAGAAACACGGATTTGACCCGACTCAGGGTGAGAAGCCAGTACAGACAGGTTCTCATCTTGGTAGTTAGTAACACCCGGGAACAGTGATGCTGTGTGGCCATCTGCGCCAACACCTAACAGAATCCAATCAAAAACAGGCGTGCCGTTTTCAGAAGGGATCACATCAGCCATCTCTTTTGCAAAGCGCTCTGCTTCTGCTTTAGGCTCATCTTCGCCGCGAATGCGGTGGATGTTTTCAGCAGGAAGGTTTACTTGAGAGAATAGAAGCGCGTTTGCTTCACCGAAGTTGCTTTCTGCATCATCCGGTGCAACACAACGCTCATCACCCCACCAAAAATGAAGGTTGTTCCACTGAATACCTTCTGCGTATGGCGCTTGCGCCAACAGTTTGAAAAGCATTTTTGGTGTGCTACCGCCAGACAGTGAAATGTGAACAGGTTTACCCTGCTCGCTGTACGCTTTCATTTCGTTTGCTAGGCTTTCAACAACTAGCTCTGGCGTTTCAAAGATCTTGTGGTTGATCATAGTTCGCAGTAATCCGTGTCTGTTAAGTTTTTGCATGGGAAACGCCATGCGCGGCCATCACGTTGCAGAAGTTCATCTGCTTCCTGTGGGCCCCAAGTACCACAAGCATAGCCAAACAGTGCTTGAGGATCTTGTTTAAAGTCTAAGATTGGTTGAACGTACTTCCAACATGCTTCTACCGCATCGGTACGTGCAAACAGAGTCGCATCACCGTTAAGTGCATCAAGAAGAAGACGCTCGTAAGCCGTTAGCATCTGAGTTTCAGGCAAGTCAGAGTAAGAGAAGTTCATTTTCACTTCTTTTGCTTTGAAGCCGGCACCTGGCTCTTTCAAGCCAAAGCTCATCTGAATACCTTCATCCGGTTGGATACGGATAATCAGCTTGTTCTCTGGTGCGTCTTGACCAAATACAGGGTGTGGCGTGTTCTTAAAGTGAATCACGATTTCAGTCACACGTGTAGGTAAGCGTTTACCGGTACGTACGTAGAAAGGAACGCCATTCCAACGCCAGTTATTGATGTGAGCTTTCAAACCGATGTAAGTCTCGGTACGAGAATCATCCGCTACACCATGCTCTTCACGGTAACCTAGTAGGTGCTGACCACGAACATCTGATGCTGTGTACTGACCTAATACTAAGTCTTTCCGCAGATCATCTTCTTCTAATGGCTTAAGACACTGAAGCACTTTAACCACTTCATCACGAATAGAATCAGCGTTAATTTGTGCAGGTGGCTCCATACCCACCATTGCTAGCACTTGTAGCAAATGGTTTTGGAACATGTCACGAACTGCGCCAGAACCGTCGTAGTATCCGCCACGTTCTTCAACGCCAAGGAACTCAGCACCTGTGATTTCAACATAATCAATGAAGTTACGGTTCCACAGTGGTTCAAACATCGCGTTTGAGAAACGAAGCACTAGAAGGTTTTGAACCGTTTCTTTACCGAGGTAATGGTCGATACGGTAGATCTGGTGTTCTTGGAAGTGATGATGGATCTCTTCATCCAGCGCTTGAGCTGATGCTAGATCGTAACCAAATGGCTTCTCAATGATCAGACGACGCCAGCCGTTCTTCTCATCGTTCAGACCATGTGCAGCAAGGTTTGCTGGAATCACACCGTAAAGGCTTGGCGGGGTTGCCAAGTAGAACAATGTGTTATGGTTTTCGAATTGGTAGTCTTGCTCAAGCTTATCCAGACGTTGTGCTAGACGAGCGTAATCGTCTACATCTGAAGTGTTGATCGCTTGGTAATGCAGATGCTCAATAAATGCATTCAGCGTCTCTGGCTCAGTTTTTTCCATTTCCTGAAGAGACTTCTTCAGCTTCTCACGGTAAGACTCGTCGCTGTACTCAGTACGGCTCACTCCAAGAATCGCAAAGGATTCTGGAAGTTGATTGCTAGCATACAGGTGGTACAAAGCAGGAATTAACTTGCGGTAAGTTAGATCTCCCGACGCACCAAAAATAACGATGCTGCTGTTTTCAGGTATTACCATCATCTTTCCTATAAAAACAAGGTTTTTAGTATTCGCCAAAGGTATCAGCGACATACGAAAATAGATAATAGGTCTTGGCTATTACATCAATAGCAAGTGCCTATTACACTTGAGAATGCGTTTGGTAAACGAGGGTGAATGCTATCACCACTATTCGGGACAGTATTGTCTATGAGTATTTGATTTACATCAACCACTGTGAAGGCAATCGATTAAATATTGACTCATTTTGAACAAAATATAATCGACCATTGGTTTCACGAAGACTGAAAAAGAAGCAAATCGGCATTCTCGAACATTGTAGTCGAGAAAGAATGGCATCTGGTCTGCGGAGTGTAGTTTAATAAAGCGTGAGGAGTGTAAAACCAGATTATTCAACTGGTTTTACATTTTACTTAAATAGAAAGGACGTTGTTAGCACTGCCTTATCTTTTGGCTTTGTTATAACAGCGTTCAGGGCGCCCAACCGTACCGTAGCTCAAATCTGCTGTTAGTTCACCGGTAGTGATCAGGAACTCTAAATAACGTCTAGCAGTTGTACGGCTTGCACCAATTCGTTCGCCAGCTTCATCGGCGGTAATATTAACGGCATCAGCTTGTAGAAAAATAGCTCTGATCTTATCCAACGTTACGCCATCGATTCCTTTGGGCAAGGTTGATACTTTTCCTGAATCCGCTTTGGCATTGGCTTGCAGCATCTTATCAACCAAACCTTGGTTCAAATCAGACACGCTTTCGAACTCTTGTAACTGTGACTGATACTTCTTCAGCGCGGCTTCCAAACGAGGAAACATGACTGGTTTTAATAGGTAATCCACCACGCCGCCGCGCATCGCTGTCTGTAAGGTGTCTACATCTCGCGCCGCGGTAATCAAAATCACATCACACCCTTGGTTGTTACCTCGAACGTGATTAAGAATATCGATCCCACTACCATCTGGTAGATACACATCTAATAGCACCAAATCTGGTTTTAAGATGTCCAATTGCATAAGCGCTTCAGACTGTGTAGTGGCAATGCCAACCACGTCAAAGCCTCCCATCTGTTCTAGATAGCGATGGTGAAGCTCTGCAATCGCAATATCATCTTCAATGACCATGACTCTCGTGATTGCGTTCATTTATGTTCTTCCTTTAACCATTGTTTTTCCATCAAGGTGATCTTCATGTGATCACTCGTGCTCTATTGTTCTTCTTTTGGTAAATACACTGTCATACGTGAACCAAAATCGTTGTTATCGACCATTTCTAGCTGCCCTTGATAACGGTCGGTAAGCTGCTTAATCAGATATAAGCCAACACCGCGGTTTTGTTTCGCTTTACTCGATATGCCTTTTTCAGTCAGCGCATCGGTTGCCAAGTGCTTAGGTAAACCACATCCTTTATCTTCCACTTCAACGATAATCTCATTGCCAAAATCACTGATAGACACTTCAATCACGCGGCGCGCTGGGGCTATTTGCCCCTCTTGCTTAATCGCCATCATGGTGGCATCAAAAGCGTTATCAATGAGGTTGCCAAGAATCGTCACGACATCCTCTGCGTTTAACCAAACTGGCAGTGCCTCAAGCCTTGAGCCTTCTTCAACTTTAAGCTCCAAACCAATCTCTCGAGCTCGCTCTGTTTTTCCTAAAAGCATGCCTGCAATAAGAGGGTCTTTTACCGTCTCTCTTAAAAACTCAATTAAGCTCTGGTAATGTGCGGTTTCTTGACCGATCAGTTGCTGAACTGAATCCAACTCACCCATTTGAATCAAGCCACTGATAGTATTCAACTTGTTCTGGTGTTCATGTGTTTGCGAGCGCAACAAATCCGCGTACTCTTTGGTTTGCGAAAGCTGATCCGTTAAGTCGTTAATCTCATCGCGTAGTCGGAAACTCGACACCGCCCCAACCACTTCACCAGCAACAATAATCGGACTGCGGTTGGCAATGATCCGCTTATTGTTTAAATACAACTCAACATCGTGGTCGATGTCGCCTGTTGATAACAGCAGTTCTAAATCACTGCCTACTAACACATCAGAAAGGCGCTGTTGATTGAGTGCTTTATCTCTATCGATGGATAAAATATCGCAGGCACTTTTGTTTATTGAGCGTAAGATACCGTTCTTATCGATACTTAAAATGCCCTCTTTAACAGTGCTCATGGTGACATCTAACTCAACATACAGTCGGCCTATCTCTTCAGGCTCAAAGCCTAAAATAGCGCGCTGAAAACGACGAGATACATAACTCGAAATCAAAGCGTTGACCGCAACCACCAGCAACGCCATCACAATCAAAAAGGCTAAGTAAGGTTCGATTCGATCTTGCAAAGAATCCAATAGGTAACCAACTGACACGACGCCAATTATCTTCCCATCAGCGTCCTTAACGGCCGATTTACCACGAACCGAAAAACCTAATGAGCCTTTCGCTGTTGAAACATAAGACTCCCCGAACACCAATGCTTTTTGATTGTCTCCGCCACGCATTGGTTTACCGAGCCTGTCATCGTATGGGTGAATCAAACGAACACCTTTTTCGTCGCCAACAACAATAAACGCCGCGCCAATCAATTGAGTGAGGTTTCGGAATTTGGCTTGGGTTTCTTCAGGGAGGGTATGTGGGACGCCTTCGGGATTCAGTGTTCCTTTTTCTTCAATAATGCGCGTTACAAGGGGAGATTCCGAAAGAAACTCAGCCACACCCAACGCTTTCAACCCCATTTCTTGCTCTTGAGATTGTTTGATATAGGCAAAACCCGCCGCTGAAAGGATCAACAGCTCAACAAGGCCAGTTACTGTCATGATAATCAACAACCTTTTTCGGAAGCTGATACTACTCCATCTCATATAAATCCGTCCCTAGTGCTCAACAGGCAATGTTAACACTAAGTTAACCAGAGCACCTTTCCGCCTATACGAATTTGTGACTATTGCTCAACTAAATAATTAACTAGATTATTAATTGATATTCCTTTACGTTGCTCGCCTCGATAAATCGTTCGTTTTTAGAACGGATTAGTTGAAAAACCCAAAAAATCGAATAAATATTGAGCTAGATCACTAAGCTTTTAGGTGTTTTTTAGGTTGTTTAAAATAAATACAATTATAATGATTGCATATAAAGGAGTTTATTATTGCCAAGCTATACGTTGCAATTTTAAGACAACGCTTTAAACCGGAATTTTGGTTAACAGAAAGGCAACAACTCTTCACCCACTGGACGTATCGATAAATAAAAGTTGCGTGCTCGCCGTTACGAATGATGAACAAACGGATTAAGTATTCTCCCCTATTCATCTCGCTATTTCACACTCGGCAGGCCAGACAACGAAGAGGTGACTGACAAAAGCAGCACCCAAGAATAAAGCATTGATGAGCAGGAAGTATCGATCAGTGGCAACGTCCGACAGAAACAGGATAAAAAACATAACGTATTAACATTGTTGAAAAGGAAACCAGGCAATGAAACGCGATACTTTTGGAATCTGCCTTACAAAGGCTATGCTGTTCAAAAACTTACAATCTACTTTTACTCATGTCAGAGCATATGAGAAGAACGAGACATCCCCGCTCGATCTAAAAGTGTTGTTAGCTTTCCCGCAAATGTCAGGTAGAGATTTATTACAAACCATGCAAGGTTCAAAACAATTGGTGTGGCGTGCCGATCACCATTGCCCAAGCTTTAAATAGCACCAGTCCATTTGTAGTAACTTCTTCTATACTGAACTTAAGGAGCACGATTCGTCGTGCTCTTTTCGTTTCTTTGTCTATAGACGCTAAATCCTTAATAGCATTCACATTATGTTAACGAATGATTATGCTATTTGCTCATATGAGGTAATCTGTTCAAGACAAATGATGATCCCCCTGTTAACATTAGAGCTAATACTCTAATTTGGTAATTAATGCAGATGACCAAACCGACATTCCGATGCCTTGCGATTGCCAGTATTCTTATCGGTACTATCAGTTCGCCAAGCTATGCTGCCCCGCTCACTTTTTCTGAGGCGTGGCAAATACTCCAAGAGAACAACAACTCTCTTGCGGCTCAACAAGCTAACGTTGAGCGTTATCAACACCTTCAAAATGCAACCGGAAGCCTTAACCTGCCTTCAGTGACGTTAGGCGCAAACTACACTCACCTTGATAACGATGTCACTATCAATGGCGAGCAGTTTGCCGATAGCTTAAGTGGTGTACCATCCATTGGTCTTCCTGTTCCTCCTCAAATTATCAGTGCGCTTGGTGGCATTACCTCAACGATTACCGAGCAAGATATCTTCAGCTCTTCTATTCGCGCAGTGTGGCCTATTTTTACAGGTGGTCGAATTACCGCAGCACAAACCGCAGCTGAAGGTAAAAGCGAAGAAGCGCAAAGCCAACTGCTAATGGAAAAACAGGCTCGTTACGAAGACTTAAGCAAATATTACTTCTCAGTGATCTTAGCTGAAGATGTCGTAGAAACGCGTCGAGCAGTCGAAGCTGGCTTAACTCAACATCGTGATTTTGCCATCAAGTTAGAGCAACAAGGGCAAATTGCACGAGTAGAACGCCTGCAAGCGGACGCCTCTCTAGATAAGGCAGTAGTTGAACGCACTAAAGCTGAGAATGATCTTAAGATTGCTCAATTAGCCCTTACCCAAATTCTAGGTCAAAGCCAAAGCGTTGAACCTTCAGAGCAACTGTTTATCAACAAAAACCTACCTCATATGGATGTGTTCATTGATCAAACACTCATGACCTACCCTGGTCTTAAGATTCTGGATGCGAAAGAGAAACAAGCGAGCAGTTTAATCAAAGCTGAAAAAGGCAAATATTACCCAGAGGTTTATCTTTACGGGGATTACAGCCTCTATGAAGACGATTCGCTCGCCAGTGAAATGAAGCCAGATTGGTTAGTTGGCATTGGTGTCAACGTACCGCTACTCGACACCTCAGGTCGTTCAGACAAAGTGGCTGCTGCGCACAGTGCGGTATCTCAAGTTAAATTCCTAAAGTCACAAGCCAAACAAGACTTAACCGTATTGGTACAAAAGACCTACCTTGAAGCAAACCAAGCGATTGAAGAGGTTCAAGGCCTTAATTCTAGCTTGTCATTAGCTCAAGAAAATCTACTACTTCGTAAAAAAGCATTCACTCAAGGGCTTTCTAACTCGTTAGAAGTGGTTGATGCCGAGCTATACCTTGCGAGCATCAAAACACAGCAATCTGCTGCGCGATTCAAATACCTTATCTCTCTCAACAAGCTATTAGCGCTAACCAGCGAAATGAACGCTTACTCGAGTTACTTAACTTCTTCTGTTACGTCTGATTTCGACTCAAAAACAGATACCGCTAGCCAGTCAAAAGGATAATTCATGAAACCTATTAAGCCTCTTCTTCTATCTATAGTTGGTATCGGAATTGTTGGCTGGGTCGGATACAGTTTTTACCAAGCGTACCAACCTCAACCAGTTAAGCTTCAAGGTCAAATTGATGCACAGCAATACAGCATCTCTTCGAAAGTACCCGGTCGTATTGACGAGGTATTTGTGCGCAAAGGCGACTCTGTTGAGAAAGGTGAATTGATCTTCTCCCTTCTAAGTCCAGAGATCGACGCAAAATTAGAGCAAGCAAAAGCAGGTCAAAAAGCCGCTGGTGCACTGGCTCAAGAAGCAGAAAATGGTGCTCGTACTCAGCAAATTCAAGCCGCTAAAGACCAATGGTTGAAAGCTAAAGCAGCCGCAGACTTAATGGACAAAACCTACCAACGAGTAAACAACCTTTACAATGATGGCGTCGTTGCAGAACAAAAACGTGATGAAGCCCAAACACAGTGGCAAGCTGCTAAATACACAGAAAGCGCGGCTTTCCAAATGTATCAGCTAGCACAAGAAGGGGCTCGCGATGAAACCAAAGTGGCTGCTGCTCAAAAAGCATTAATGGCCGCTGGCGCGGTAGCTGAAGTCGAAGCCTACGCCAAAGACACACAAATCCACAGCTGGTTCAGCGGTGAGGTTTCTCAAGTGCTGCTTAGTAGCGGAGAACTGGCACCACAAGGTTTCCCAGTCGTGACCGTGATCGATACGAAAGATGCATGGGCGATACTCAACGTTCGTGAAGACATGCTCAAGCACTTTGAGAAAGGCTCACAGTTTGAAGCTTACCTGCCAGCTCTGGATAAATCGCTCACTTTCCAAGTGACGCACATTGCGGTGATGGGTGATTTCGCAACTTGGCGTTCAACAGATGCAGCACAAGGCTTTGACTTACGTACATTTGAAGTAGAAGCACGCCCAGTTGATACAAGCGAAACACTGCGCATGGGTATGAGCCTTGTGGTTGAGCTTTAGGTGACATATGTCTGCTAATACTCACTTACCAGAGCATCACAAAACGATAAACAGCTTACTTCGACAGTGGGCGATAGTCCGTAAAGACAAGTGGTTGTTGTCGTGCTTAACTTGGATACCTTTGCTACTTGCTGCAAGTATCTGGCTGATCTTTTCACAAGGTATCGCTCGTGATTTGCCTGTTGCAGTGGTTGACCTAGAACACAGCCAAATTTCGCAGCAGTTTACTCGCTTAGTCGATGCCTCACCTACCCTGCAGGTCACTCAGAAATACAGCTCCGCAAGTGAAGCAGCAAAAGCCATGATAGAGCGTGATATCTACGGCTACGTCGTTATACCTAGACATTTTGACCGAGACCTTTATCTTGGGCTAAACCCGCAGGTTTCCGTGTTCTACAACAGCCAATTTATATTGATTGGTAAACTGGTGAACTCGGCTTTTTTGCAAGCTCAAGGCACTTTCAACGCCCA
Encoded here:
- a CDS encoding Kelch repeat-containing protein translates to MNPIAQIKSNSNRLLTAMAVSSIISGCGGGNSDSTIEDGVALRDSDLTLYENEYQHRFWYDVKYKDDKNRQITFKVSEQSTAKNGEDFELTASRSTSNNAGYFTLAIHDDDRFEGKQTIVIDIMVDGQFIREETITLDDTNSTSLTGHAAIEKRGAVGHGETTVVIDDTMYELSFNYALFKYDLLTHKTVKKREITGNTSIGSVYQYDGDIFSYRNDKIQRLNTDSLLWEIISTPPSPTNEMNPVGYAIQSTQVVNDKLYLFGYQNVQDEQKPINFSYDFQYKKWKELSNRPHFNTFAQSVQFGNDVYLFRNGQAMIYNTSKDEWSTDPIEAKIGTTQPHVAGKYAYNFFVEDNAAYLSRFNLEKRTQEVQQVSNSQRGISWQIEGTFMYKGRIYLANNEQTRLLSAYWGDN
- the gnd gene encoding decarboxylating NADP(+)-dependent phosphogluconate dehydrogenase, whose amino-acid sequence is MKGDIGVIGLAVMGQNLILNMNDHGFKVVAHNRTAAKVDEFLEGPAKGTNIVGAYSLEELVEKLEAPRKVMLMVRAGDVVDTFIENLIPLLDEGDIIIDGGNTNYPDTNRRVAHCREKGIHFIGTGVSGGEEGARFGPSIMPGGAAEAWEAVKPIFQGISAKTDAGEPCCDWVGNDGAGHFVKMVHNGIEYGDMQLITEAYQFMKDGLGMSADEMQAVFADWNKTELDSYLVEITADILGYKDEDGEALVEKILDTAGQKGTGKWTGINALDLGIPLTLISESVFSRCLSALKDQRVEAETLFGKTITPVEGDKQEWVDALRQALLASKIISYAQGFMLMREASNENGWDLNYGNVALMWRGGCIIRSAFLGNIRDAYEANPDIAFLGSDEYFKNILQSSLAAWRKVAAKSLGSGIPMPCTISALSFLDGYTTARLPANLLQAQRDYFGAHTYERTDRPRGEFFHTNWTGTGGDTASTTYDV
- the pgl gene encoding 6-phosphogluconolactonase, encoding MINHKIFETPELVVESLANEMKAYSEQGKPVHISLSGGSTPKMLFKLLAQAPYAEGIQWNNLHFWWGDERCVAPDDAESNFGEANALLFSQVNLPAENIHRIRGEDEPKAEAERFAKEMADVIPSENGTPVFDWILLGVGADGHTASLFPGVTNYQDENLSVLASHPESGQIRVSKTAKVLEAAKRISYLVLGAGKVEIVKEIHTTPASELPYPAAKIQSKTGETEWFLDSNAASAIA
- the zwf gene encoding glucose-6-phosphate dehydrogenase, translated to MVIPENSSIVIFGASGDLTYRKLIPALYHLYASNQLPESFAILGVSRTEYSDESYREKLKKSLQEMEKTEPETLNAFIEHLHYQAINTSDVDDYARLAQRLDKLEQDYQFENHNTLFYLATPPSLYGVIPANLAAHGLNDEKNGWRRLIIEKPFGYDLASAQALDEEIHHHFQEHQIYRIDHYLGKETVQNLLVLRFSNAMFEPLWNRNFIDYVEITGAEFLGVEERGGYYDGSGAVRDMFQNHLLQVLAMVGMEPPAQINADSIRDEVVKVLQCLKPLEEDDLRKDLVLGQYTASDVRGQHLLGYREEHGVADDSRTETYIGLKAHINNWRWNGVPFYVRTGKRLPTRVTEIVIHFKNTPHPVFGQDAPENKLIIRIQPDEGIQMSFGLKEPGAGFKAKEVKMNFSYSDLPETQMLTAYERLLLDALNGDATLFARTDAVEACWKYVQPILDFKQDPQALFGYACGTWGPQEADELLQRDGRAWRFPCKNLTDTDYCEL
- a CDS encoding response regulator; its protein translation is MNAITRVMVIEDDIAIAELHHRYLEQMGGFDVVGIATTQSEALMQLDILKPDLVLLDVYLPDGSGIDILNHVRGNNQGCDVILITAARDVDTLQTAMRGGVVDYLLKPVMFPRLEAALKKYQSQLQEFESVSDLNQGLVDKMLQANAKADSGKVSTLPKGIDGVTLDKIRAIFLQADAVNITADEAGERIGASRTTARRYLEFLITTGELTADLSYGTVGRPERCYNKAKR
- a CDS encoding ATP-binding protein, translated to MRWSSISFRKRLLIIMTVTGLVELLILSAAGFAYIKQSQEQEMGLKALGVAEFLSESPLVTRIIEEKGTLNPEGVPHTLPEETQAKFRNLTQLIGAAFIVVGDEKGVRLIHPYDDRLGKPMRGGDNQKALVFGESYVSTAKGSLGFSVRGKSAVKDADGKIIGVVSVGYLLDSLQDRIEPYLAFLIVMALLVVAVNALISSYVSRRFQRAILGFEPEEIGRLYVELDVTMSTVKEGILSIDKNGILRSINKSACDILSIDRDKALNQQRLSDVLVGSDLELLLSTGDIDHDVELYLNNKRIIANRSPIIVAGEVVGAVSSFRLRDEINDLTDQLSQTKEYADLLRSQTHEHQNKLNTISGLIQMGELDSVQQLIGQETAHYQSLIEFLRETVKDPLIAGMLLGKTERAREIGLELKVEEGSRLEALPVWLNAEDVVTILGNLIDNAFDATMMAIKQEGQIAPARRVIEVSISDFGNEIIVEVEDKGCGLPKHLATDALTEKGISSKAKQNRGVGLYLIKQLTDRYQGQLEMVDNNDFGSRMTVYLPKEEQ
- a CDS encoding TolC family protein, translating into MQMTKPTFRCLAIASILIGTISSPSYAAPLTFSEAWQILQENNNSLAAQQANVERYQHLQNATGSLNLPSVTLGANYTHLDNDVTINGEQFADSLSGVPSIGLPVPPQIISALGGITSTITEQDIFSSSIRAVWPIFTGGRITAAQTAAEGKSEEAQSQLLMEKQARYEDLSKYYFSVILAEDVVETRRAVEAGLTQHRDFAIKLEQQGQIARVERLQADASLDKAVVERTKAENDLKIAQLALTQILGQSQSVEPSEQLFINKNLPHMDVFIDQTLMTYPGLKILDAKEKQASSLIKAEKGKYYPEVYLYGDYSLYEDDSLASEMKPDWLVGIGVNVPLLDTSGRSDKVAAAHSAVSQVKFLKSQAKQDLTVLVQKTYLEANQAIEEVQGLNSSLSLAQENLLLRKKAFTQGLSNSLEVVDAELYLASIKTQQSAARFKYLISLNKLLALTSEMNAYSSYLTSSVTSDFDSKTDTASQSKG
- a CDS encoding HlyD family secretion protein, which produces MKPIKPLLLSIVGIGIVGWVGYSFYQAYQPQPVKLQGQIDAQQYSISSKVPGRIDEVFVRKGDSVEKGELIFSLLSPEIDAKLEQAKAGQKAAGALAQEAENGARTQQIQAAKDQWLKAKAAADLMDKTYQRVNNLYNDGVVAEQKRDEAQTQWQAAKYTESAAFQMYQLAQEGARDETKVAAAQKALMAAGAVAEVEAYAKDTQIHSWFSGEVSQVLLSSGELAPQGFPVVTVIDTKDAWAILNVREDMLKHFEKGSQFEAYLPALDKSLTFQVTHIAVMGDFATWRSTDAAQGFDLRTFEVEARPVDTSETLRMGMSLVVEL